In the Bacteroidales bacterium genome, one interval contains:
- a CDS encoding aldehyde dehydrogenase family protein: MNDFEKMADEMLEKAQIAAAVFQQLNQKETDRIVEKVFHAGFNARVKLARMAHEETGMGNWQHKVLKNVIATQLVYESIKNMKTVGVISENHLTGITEIAQPLGPIFAIVPVTNPTSTVLYKTLICLKSRNPVIFSVHRNAINAGKEAVRICYEAALKAGAPDDCLQIVQEHSRELTHAIMTHPKLALILATGGTGLVRAAYSSGNPAIGVGPGNVPVFIDKSADIPFAVSSVISSKTFDNGTICASEQSIVVEKKISGKVMAEFKKQGGYFLNPEEVKKLENVAIDPSSGGMSAAIVGKPARYIADLAGIMLPENVHLMLAPLNGIGKDYPLSGEILAPILGYFECDSYNDAIKTCIDLNFLGGIGHTASIYANDDKRVIEFAQIMNAGRIVVNTPSSQGAVGWTYNTLAPSLTLGCGTGGKNITTENISAQHLINIQRVARRRPNYSFHNFDLDRYNSEKFTGKNLDSAYYKNQ, from the coding sequence ATGAATGACTTTGAAAAAATGGCCGATGAAATGCTCGAAAAAGCGCAGATCGCTGCGGCTGTATTCCAGCAGCTTAACCAGAAAGAAACCGACCGGATCGTCGAAAAAGTATTCCATGCGGGTTTTAATGCCCGGGTGAAACTGGCCAGAATGGCCCATGAGGAAACCGGCATGGGCAATTGGCAGCATAAGGTGCTCAAAAATGTAATTGCCACCCAACTGGTTTATGAGAGCATAAAAAACATGAAAACGGTTGGAGTCATCTCCGAAAACCACCTGACAGGAATCACGGAAATAGCGCAGCCTTTAGGGCCGATTTTTGCCATTGTCCCTGTCACCAACCCAACTTCGACCGTTCTGTATAAAACATTGATTTGCCTGAAAAGCCGGAATCCTGTAATTTTCAGTGTGCACAGGAACGCCATCAACGCCGGAAAGGAGGCGGTCAGGATCTGTTATGAAGCCGCACTGAAAGCCGGCGCCCCGGACGACTGTCTGCAGATCGTACAGGAACATTCACGGGAGCTTACACATGCCATCATGACCCACCCAAAGCTGGCGCTGATCCTGGCAACAGGCGGAACAGGGCTGGTCAGGGCCGCATACAGCTCCGGGAATCCTGCCATCGGCGTTGGGCCGGGGAATGTGCCGGTGTTTATCGACAAAAGCGCCGATATTCCATTTGCCGTAAGCAGCGTGATCTCTTCAAAGACCTTTGACAACGGCACCATCTGTGCCAGCGAGCAATCCATCGTAGTGGAGAAAAAAATCTCCGGAAAGGTGATGGCGGAATTTAAAAAGCAGGGAGGCTATTTTCTCAATCCTGAAGAGGTAAAAAAACTTGAGAATGTAGCAATTGATCCGTCTTCCGGCGGCATGAGTGCGGCTATTGTCGGCAAACCGGCAAGATATATTGCAGATCTTGCCGGGATCATGTTGCCCGAAAACGTTCATCTCATGCTTGCCCCGCTGAATGGCATTGGCAAAGACTACCCGCTTTCCGGCGAGATACTGGCTCCGATCCTGGGCTATTTTGAATGCGACAGCTACAACGACGCCATCAAGACCTGCATCGACCTCAATTTCCTCGGCGGCATCGGGCATACTGCCAGCATTTATGCGAACGATGACAAAAGGGTTATCGAGTTTGCACAGATCATGAATGCCGGCCGTATTGTGGTGAATACCCCATCATCACAGGGAGCCGTCGGCTGGACCTACAATACACTGGCTCCCTCGCTGACACTGGGCTGTGGAACGGGCGGAAAGAACATTACGACGGAAAACATCTCGGCCCAGCACCTGATCAACATCCAGCGTGTCGCCCGCCGAAGGCCCAATTATAGTTTCCATAATTTTGATCTGGATAGGTACAATTCGGAAAAATTCACCGGGAAAAATCTTGATTCAGCGTATTATAAAAATCAATGA
- a CDS encoding STAS domain-containing protein, whose translation MLEFNFSKPENKLVCFISGRMGTENNEAFLSRVTDMAGESKKTLANPASLKVCFDMKEVTYIASSFIRSCIVVSRLVEDGNFNIINASPVIKKTFKIAGLDELLKVK comes from the coding sequence ATGTTAGAATTTAATTTCAGTAAGCCCGAGAATAAGCTTGTTTGCTTCATCAGCGGAAGAATGGGTACCGAGAACAATGAGGCTTTCCTTTCCAGGGTCACGGATATGGCAGGCGAAAGCAAAAAGACACTTGCAAATCCGGCAAGTTTGAAGGTCTGTTTCGATATGAAGGAGGTGACTTACATTGCATCCTCGTTCATTCGCTCATGTATTGTTGTTTCACGCCTGGTGGAAGATGGCAATTTCAACATTATCAACGCTTCGCCTGTCATAAAGAAGACCTTTAAGATTGCAGGTTTGGATGAATTGCTGAAGGTAAAATAG
- a CDS encoding Fic family protein has product MKKFKSGQYRSQGYYKSFQPELINKQLQIDNMEILQLLSKADRELGRLDMYSKYIPNIDLYISMHVLKEATQSSKIEGTQTKVDEALLDKEDLPLDKRDDWEEVQNYMKALEWAVGKLVELPFSSRLIRGAHQILLQGVRGEKKQPGEFRVSQNWIGGATINDAIFVPPVYTSVPELMSDIEKFTHNEELHIPELLKIGLIHYQFETVHPFLDGNGRVGRLLIPLYLVSKGILQKPVLYLSDFFEKNRKLYYDNLTTVREKNDLGQWYKFFLVGITETARNGIKTFDSIMQLQKQTDSDIQSLGSRALKAKKVIDYLYKRPMIAADKVSEIVSISMPSSYKLISDLEKTGILKETTGGQRSRTYVFENYLKIFR; this is encoded by the coding sequence ATGAAAAAGTTCAAATCGGGACAATATAGAAGTCAGGGTTATTATAAAAGCTTCCAACCAGAATTGATAAACAAACAACTGCAAATCGACAATATGGAAATATTGCAGTTATTGAGCAAGGCAGACAGAGAACTGGGCAGGTTGGATATGTATTCAAAATACATCCCCAATATTGACTTATATATAAGCATGCATGTTCTGAAGGAAGCAACTCAGAGTAGTAAAATTGAAGGTACTCAGACAAAGGTGGATGAAGCTCTTTTGGATAAAGAGGATCTGCCATTGGATAAACGCGATGATTGGGAGGAAGTTCAGAACTATATGAAAGCTTTGGAATGGGCTGTTGGAAAATTAGTAGAATTACCTTTCTCATCAAGGCTGATCAGGGGGGCTCATCAAATATTGCTGCAAGGAGTAAGAGGAGAAAAAAAACAGCCTGGTGAATTTAGGGTCAGTCAAAACTGGATCGGAGGGGCAACAATTAATGATGCCATTTTCGTTCCCCCTGTCTACACGTCGGTGCCGGAATTAATGAGTGATATTGAAAAGTTCACGCACAATGAAGAACTTCATATACCAGAACTCCTGAAAATTGGACTGATTCACTACCAGTTTGAAACTGTCCACCCCTTTCTTGATGGAAATGGAAGAGTTGGAAGATTATTGATCCCATTGTATTTAGTAAGCAAAGGAATCCTTCAGAAACCTGTTCTGTATTTGTCAGACTTTTTTGAAAAAAACCGAAAACTTTACTACGATAATCTAACAACGGTCAGAGAAAAAAATGATTTGGGACAATGGTACAAATTTTTCCTTGTCGGCATCACCGAAACTGCAAGGAATGGAATAAAAACATTTGATTCGATCATGCAGTTACAAAAACAAACCGACTCAGACATTCAATCATTGGGAAGCAGGGCATTAAAAGCCAAAAAAGTAATTGATTATTTGTACAAACGACCCATGATTGCCGCAGACAAAGTGAGTGAGATCGTATCTATATCGATGCCGTCATCCTATAAACTCATTTCTGATTTAGAGAAAACAGGTATTTTAAAAGAAACGACAGGTGGCCAGAGAAGTAGAACATATGTATTTGAAAATTACCTAAAAATATTTAGATAA
- a CDS encoding HIRAN domain-containing protein has product MNRKGFLSSILIGAAGVLVPADKVVSKSGVKQKVRLGVDFIAGFQYYDGPDAESLLEAGMPLKLNREPHNRYDRNAIEIWSGDAKLGYVPRSGNKPIARLMDEGVNVQARILEIDPLSFPGGSVKMELYYLWDAA; this is encoded by the coding sequence ATGAACCGAAAGGGTTTTTTAAGCAGTATTTTGATCGGTGCAGCTGGTGTCCTTGTACCAGCTGACAAAGTAGTTTCAAAATCCGGTGTGAAGCAAAAGGTCAGGCTCGGAGTGGATTTTATCGCCGGATTCCAGTATTATGACGGGCCTGATGCTGAGTCGCTTCTTGAAGCCGGTATGCCTCTTAAGTTGAACCGCGAACCTCATAATCGTTATGACCGCAACGCCATTGAAATCTGGTCGGGTGATGCCAAGCTCGGTTATGTTCCCCGTTCAGGAAATAAGCCCATTGCCCGGCTAATGGATGAAGGTGTGAATGTGCAGGCCAGAATATTGGAGATTGATCCGCTCAGTTTTCCAGGTGGCAGTGTAAAAATGGAGCTGTATTACCTTTGGGATGCTGCATAA
- a CDS encoding tyrosine-type recombinase/integrase — protein MATFNIVLDKRVKKKGDTYNLSLRIVDVNQVNYVILGRMTKQQYQSVFIRKALDEDSIQFRETCAGYVAKAERIFNGMRTFEPKKFRELLFAKEPEVPSDKLLMKDLFKYFLDNVKTIKNNTRIHFRNVGQILEKYQPGMTIWDITPEFLKQYEKDRLRAGNSQSTIDSYTRDLRRVINYCLNEKKIIPRTYEYPFGRGGYSVKSFWPKKDVMTDDEIKQVVEFDDFDDPAQEYARDLWLFLYRCNGINFVDALRMRWNDIHQDKFIIFFRRKTETTRKNNKKQIVVPVTEKLAELIEKIGDKDSPFILGHITDGCEDYTLDNRCHKLAVQINRRLLEIQKKLNLSNPLKLETARDCYASTQKRNGISIDVIAEMMGHSNSVVTEHYLDSLDMEKTFEINRNIY, from the coding sequence ATGGCGACATTCAATATTGTGCTGGATAAGCGAGTAAAGAAAAAAGGGGACACATACAATTTATCCCTGCGTATTGTTGATGTGAACCAGGTCAACTATGTTATTCTTGGAAGGATGACCAAGCAACAATATCAATCCGTATTTATAAGGAAAGCGCTGGATGAAGATAGTATCCAGTTCCGTGAGACCTGTGCTGGTTATGTCGCCAAAGCGGAACGGATATTCAATGGTATGCGGACATTCGAGCCAAAGAAATTCCGTGAATTGTTGTTCGCCAAAGAACCGGAAGTTCCCAGCGATAAACTATTGATGAAGGATTTGTTCAAATATTTCCTGGACAATGTTAAAACCATCAAGAACAATACACGTATCCATTTTCGAAACGTAGGCCAGATATTGGAAAAATACCAGCCAGGAATGACCATATGGGATATTACACCAGAATTTCTAAAACAATATGAAAAAGATAGACTGCGTGCGGGTAATTCTCAGAGTACCATCGATTCATATACAAGGGATTTGCGGCGGGTGATAAACTATTGTCTGAATGAAAAGAAGATCATCCCCCGCACATACGAATATCCATTTGGGAGAGGCGGATACAGCGTCAAAAGTTTCTGGCCGAAAAAAGATGTAATGACAGATGATGAAATCAAACAGGTGGTAGAATTCGATGATTTTGATGACCCTGCCCAAGAATATGCCAGGGATCTCTGGCTGTTCTTGTATCGTTGTAACGGGATCAATTTTGTGGACGCCTTGCGGATGCGCTGGAATGATATCCATCAGGATAAATTCATCATTTTCTTTCGCCGGAAAACGGAAACAACGCGCAAGAACAATAAAAAACAGATTGTGGTTCCCGTAACGGAGAAATTGGCGGAGCTCATCGAAAAGATTGGTGATAAAGACAGCCCATTTATATTAGGCCATATAACCGATGGGTGTGAGGATTATACATTGGATAACCGGTGTCATAAATTGGCGGTACAAATAAACAGGCGTCTCTTGGAGATCCAGAAGAAATTAAATCTTTCAAATCCACTAAAATTAGAAACGGCCAGAGATTGTTATGCCTCGACACAAAAACGGAACGGGATATCCATAGATGTAATAGCGGAGATGATGGGTCATAGTAATTCGGTAGTAACGGAACATTATTTGGATAGTCTGGATATGGAGAAGACCTTTGAGATCAATAGAAATATCTACTGA
- a CDS encoding excisionase family DNA-binding protein: MIETRFYTMQTLPLYINLSRSTIYKMVSKNTIPHIKIGTRTLFDREQIDRWVLNGGRIEDELPQLPKIQ, from the coding sequence ATGATTGAAACACGATTTTACACCATGCAGACCTTGCCGTTGTATATCAACCTGTCAAGGAGCACCATCTACAAAATGGTGAGCAAGAATACCATTCCCCATATCAAGATTGGGACACGGACATTATTTGACCGGGAGCAGATTGATCGATGGGTATTAAATGGCGGTAGGATAGAGGATGAACTACCGCAATTACCAAAAATCCAGTAA